From the Desertibacillus haloalkaliphilus genome, one window contains:
- a CDS encoding polysaccharide deacetylase gives MRRFYVSLFSVIALLFLAPAVNAAEGERDLIFVAVDDEIVTFDDVRPFVQDGTTYVPIRTFVNEMGVRLSVSDHKIYLEKEDRILTVDHTTNELTTDDGETLNQHIFITDGRTVAPYRAISEYFGYQVSYIPEGLIARVASPEAELSNEQLYIKYEEEIDTAKEAYQESLRPKKVAYLSFDDGPNRYTREILDLLEEYDVQATFFMMRNHIYNYTADVQKMAKDGHALACHGVTHNKSSFYRSAQSAADEMTSCQQAIKDVTGETSKLIRVPYGSVPHLTTAQYQAFENRDYKMWDWNVDSEDWKYSNPKALANDTIAKIKNLESSGQAPVVLFHDRKPTVAALDEVLNYLTTHGYELLPLTEEMRPFNFWDRYCIGCE, from the coding sequence ATGAGAAGGTTTTATGTTAGTTTGTTTAGTGTGATCGCTTTACTATTTCTAGCACCAGCTGTGAATGCAGCGGAGGGGGAACGGGATTTAATTTTTGTCGCTGTTGATGATGAGATCGTTACGTTTGACGATGTAAGACCGTTCGTGCAAGACGGGACAACCTACGTACCAATACGCACATTTGTGAACGAGATGGGCGTACGTCTATCTGTAAGTGATCATAAAATCTATTTAGAAAAAGAAGATCGAATCCTTACAGTGGATCATACAACCAATGAATTGACGACTGATGATGGTGAGACGCTAAATCAACATATTTTTATAACGGATGGACGAACGGTCGCACCGTATCGTGCGATTTCCGAGTATTTTGGTTATCAAGTGTCATATATTCCCGAAGGCTTAATTGCCCGTGTAGCAAGCCCGGAGGCAGAGCTTTCAAATGAGCAATTATACATAAAATATGAAGAGGAGATTGATACGGCAAAGGAGGCATATCAGGAATCACTTCGTCCGAAAAAGGTCGCCTACTTAAGCTTTGATGATGGACCGAACCGATATACGAGAGAGATCCTAGATTTGTTAGAAGAGTATGACGTACAAGCTACATTCTTTATGATGCGTAATCATATTTATAATTACACAGCAGATGTCCAGAAGATGGCTAAAGACGGCCACGCTCTAGCGTGTCATGGTGTCACCCATAATAAATCAAGTTTCTATCGCTCAGCACAATCAGCCGCCGATGAAATGACAAGCTGTCAACAGGCAATCAAGGATGTCACCGGTGAAACGTCGAAACTTATTCGCGTTCCATATGGCAGTGTCCCGCATTTAACGACGGCACAGTATCAGGCTTTTGAAAATCGAGATTATAAGATGTGGGATTGGAATGTTGATAGTGAGGATTGGAAATATTCTAATCCAAAAGCATTAGCGAACGACACGATTGCAAAAATTAAAAATCTTGAAAGCAGTGGACAAGCGCCTGTCGTCCTCTTTCATGACCGCAAGCCAACCGTTGCTGCACTCGACGAGGTTCTCAACTATTTAACCACCCACGGCTATGAACTTCTCCCATTAACAGAAGAGATGAGACCATTTAACTTTTGGGATCGTTATTGTATTGGCTGTGAATGA
- a CDS encoding TolC family protein, with product MKKLATIALGTSLCFSSMQLTTLADGIDDQILDEEIQEVDGEQEGMDGEEVNEEVEEELLEEVTSLSLEDVIERGLENNSMLLLLRYEQERLENQDGQTRKDLRDAKNDIDDAEDAWDNLNEMRRMLNRLYTEDREGFQSTHGDFGESRQELHQQREGIENQLEQLEDLIDQLELGLEQIESGQIQLNYQKEEAELMMKLMLTADYVELVSLADQIAFLENSLKLLQNDIERTNRQYQLGLVSRDELSKLYRDEESQDVELEQLKKDYQNKLARLTLDIGVMYNPEIKLEPIPVNEVEAIERDEDIDELIEQSYEMKKAEEHLRLAKIEREDVYEDEDASQYQRNQADIDVDIEIGNVEETQVELTQAINELYFNLDEAVQSVKDAERELNYTIEDHEKLKLQHQLGLISTFDVNQASFQIEQAQFELEMSKVSYFMVAEQVKAMEEGLIQVNS from the coding sequence ATGAAGAAGTTAGCAACTATCGCTTTAGGTACAAGTTTATGTTTTTCTAGCATGCAGTTAACGACGTTGGCCGATGGAATTGACGATCAAATTTTAGATGAAGAGATACAGGAAGTTGATGGAGAGCAAGAAGGAATGGACGGTGAAGAAGTGAATGAGGAGGTCGAAGAAGAGTTACTCGAGGAAGTTACATCGTTATCGCTAGAAGATGTAATTGAACGTGGCTTGGAAAACAATTCAATGCTTTTGCTACTCCGCTATGAGCAGGAGCGTTTGGAAAATCAAGACGGTCAAACACGTAAGGACTTGCGTGATGCAAAAAATGATATTGATGATGCTGAAGACGCCTGGGATAATCTTAATGAGATGAGAAGGATGTTAAATCGGCTGTATACAGAAGATAGAGAAGGATTTCAAAGTACACATGGAGATTTTGGGGAAAGTAGACAAGAGCTTCACCAACAGCGTGAGGGGATTGAGAATCAACTTGAGCAGCTCGAGGACTTAATTGACCAATTAGAGCTTGGTTTAGAACAAATTGAATCAGGACAAATTCAATTAAACTACCAAAAAGAAGAAGCGGAACTTATGATGAAGTTAATGTTAACAGCTGACTATGTTGAACTTGTTTCATTAGCAGATCAAATTGCTTTCTTAGAAAATAGCTTGAAGCTACTACAGAATGATATTGAAAGAACGAATCGACAATATCAGCTTGGGCTTGTTTCACGGGATGAGCTATCTAAGCTTTACCGTGATGAAGAAAGTCAGGATGTAGAATTAGAGCAGCTTAAAAAAGATTACCAAAATAAACTTGCGAGATTAACACTTGATATTGGAGTAATGTACAATCCTGAGATTAAACTTGAGCCAATTCCAGTCAATGAGGTTGAAGCCATTGAGCGAGACGAAGACATTGACGAATTAATCGAACAATCATATGAAATGAAGAAAGCAGAAGAGCACTTACGTTTAGCTAAAATTGAGCGAGAAGACGTGTATGAGGATGAAGATGCAAGTCAGTATCAAAGAAATCAAGCAGATATTGATGTCGATATTGAAATAGGGAATGTTGAAGAAACACAAGTAGAATTAACGCAAGCAATTAATGAACTTTATTTTAACCTTGATGAGGCAGTACAATCGGTTAAGGACGCCGAGCGTGAATTAAACTATACAATCGAGGATCACGAGAAGCTTAAGTTACAGCATCAGCTTGGACTAATCTCCACATTCGATGTTAATCAAGCTAGTTTCCAAATAGAGCAAGCGCAATTTGAACTAGAAATGTCAAAAGTGAGCTACTTCATGGTTGCTGAACAAGTCAAGGCGATGGAGGAAGGATTAATACAAGTAAATAGCTAG
- a CDS encoding efflux RND transporter periplasmic adaptor subunit, with product MDLVKSKSMKVVFFTVVALVFAAGCSQTEEVVETVHETPVEVAEVVTGALSGSNQFTGTAHAGSDVQVIPKGSGELVDVQVSKGDNVERGQVLARINDEDQRIALRQEQATLRQAQSGLQRAENGLAQAKGNYNQAVASLEQAEAGLKEAKESRDFNLENLEYDLDLAKDQLEEAEKNLDRMEQLYNEGLISTVEYDEAVNAEKQARSAVEQLEVNKRQAESETSLLSLQSSVDQAQIGVDLAQSSVRDAEIGVEDAKISVEQANMAVEAAQKRVDDMVIKAPASGEVVSLESDLGEMVTNQSPFARLVTLDKVKATVNVSAEQLILFEYGDEIEVDFSGLEETRTGTVSYISPTSNDSGLFTVEVEVNNSEREIRPGMVATLVIEEVLVEDSMIVPTTVIIERQDDIFVYIVDGDQAVRKDVEVIRYDTEFSAVVGEINEGDEVVTRGQNLLSDGDLIRVIKEDD from the coding sequence ATGGATCTTGTGAAATCTAAGTCTATGAAAGTAGTATTTTTTACCGTAGTTGCACTCGTTTTTGCGGCTGGCTGTAGTCAGACCGAAGAAGTTGTTGAAACTGTGCATGAAACACCTGTAGAGGTAGCGGAAGTAGTAACAGGAGCATTAAGTGGCAGCAACCAATTTACCGGCACAGCGCATGCAGGTTCAGATGTTCAAGTTATACCTAAAGGATCTGGTGAACTTGTCGATGTCCAAGTGAGTAAAGGTGATAACGTCGAGAGAGGACAAGTGTTAGCGCGAATCAACGATGAAGATCAACGTATTGCACTTCGCCAAGAACAAGCGACATTAAGACAAGCACAGTCAGGCTTGCAACGTGCTGAAAATGGCTTAGCACAAGCAAAAGGTAATTACAATCAAGCGGTAGCAAGCTTAGAGCAAGCAGAGGCTGGATTGAAAGAAGCAAAAGAATCAAGGGACTTTAACCTAGAAAACCTTGAATATGACCTTGATCTAGCCAAAGATCAATTAGAAGAAGCGGAAAAGAATCTGGATCGAATGGAGCAACTCTATAATGAGGGGCTGATTTCAACGGTTGAGTATGACGAGGCAGTTAATGCTGAAAAGCAAGCTCGCTCCGCTGTTGAGCAATTAGAGGTAAATAAGCGTCAAGCCGAAAGTGAAACTAGTCTATTATCATTACAATCTTCAGTCGATCAAGCTCAAATCGGTGTTGATTTAGCTCAATCAAGTGTTCGTGATGCTGAAATCGGTGTAGAAGATGCAAAGATCTCAGTTGAACAAGCAAACATGGCAGTCGAAGCAGCACAAAAGCGTGTCGATGATATGGTGATTAAAGCGCCAGCCAGTGGCGAGGTCGTTTCACTTGAGTCTGACCTTGGTGAGATGGTAACGAATCAAAGTCCGTTTGCACGATTAGTGACGTTAGATAAAGTGAAGGCAACTGTCAATGTATCAGCCGAGCAGTTAATTTTATTTGAATATGGCGATGAAATTGAAGTTGATTTTTCAGGCCTTGAAGAGACAAGAACTGGTACCGTATCTTATATTTCTCCAACAAGTAATGATTCAGGCTTATTTACAGTCGAAGTTGAAGTTAATAATTCTGAACGAGAGATTCGTCCAGGTATGGTAGCAACTCTTGTTATTGAAGAAGTTCTTGTAGAAGATAGTATGATTGTGCCAACAACAGTAATCATCGAGCGTCAAGATGATATTTTTGTCTATATCGTTGATGGCGATCAAGCGGTACGTAAAGATGTTGAAGTCATTCGCTACGATACAGAATTTTCTGCTGTCGTTGGTGAAATTAATGAGGGAGATGAGGTCGTTACAAGAGGACAGAACCTCCTTAGTGACGGTGATTTAATCCGAGTGATAAAGGAGGACGACTAA
- a CDS encoding efflux RND transporter permease subunit, with protein sequence MKLVDVSVKRPVGVIMIVIAALVLGAISLKNLAIDLFPEMEIPVAVVTTNYDGAAPQEVEQLVSRPVESAVGGIEGVTSVESVSSPGSSLVVLQFDWGRNIDESMNDIRDRIDQVAGMLPDGADRPSILRIDPQQMPVMWIGLSGADPQRLTEIAEDEVEPFFERVSGVASVGLEGGQQREIQVELNRAQLLNYGLTGSQVVQAINTENNATSAGNLTRGSQDLQLRIDGEFTSIEDIEKTPIPLQQGGSVKVSDVAIVNDTYKDVTSKSLVHGEEAIVLSIMKQSDGNTVEVSDAMYGAIEAMQAELEAEGISLSIIIDSADFIRDSIDSVINNMLIGAVMSIAVLLLFLRSIRTTLVIGITIPIAIISTFTLMYFTGETLNILSMGGLALGLGMMVDSAIVIIENIFSKRQQGYSIMEAAREGASELGPAVLASTLTSVAVFVPIVFVEGLAAELFRPLALTVAFALFASLICALTLIPMLSSKMLGNSKALEEEEESRGFNKLLDKLKATYKKVLERALRLRKTVVAVTAALVVGSLALVPFVGFEFIPGADQGQLEIRVTTNTGANLEETESVVHQVQAEIEPYNDIVQSNYVSIGGGGGAPGMGGSSNEATFTIQLVSPSEREMTTDEFVAAIEEGTRDIAGAEIAIVGMEAGMGAGSPIQLNIAGPDLDVLTDLSYQVMWLLEEIDGTTNIDSTVSEGRPELQVVVDRDLAGQYGLSYQQVMTEVSLAFEGQLATQYRTDGREYDVRVILPEDTRQTIRDLETMAVRSNHGVDVPLSAVADFKQVQGPTEINRSNQQREVRVTSDIADRDLGSVNQDIQQRLANVNLPDGYSISVGGDAEDMQESFSQLGLAFILAIFLVYLVMAVQFESFVHPFVVMFSLPTMIIGVFVGLFVTNTPLSVTALIGLIMLAGIVVNNAIVLVSYINILRDKGMDRYEAIIESGISRLRPILMTTMTTALAMVPLALGIGEGAEMQAPMAIVIIFGLLFSMVFTLVLIPVMYVIVDNFSSKVKGLFSRKKDAGAVEIADEKE encoded by the coding sequence GTGAAGCTAGTTGATGTTTCCGTAAAACGTCCAGTCGGCGTCATCATGATCGTCATTGCGGCGTTAGTCCTCGGTGCGATCTCATTGAAAAACCTAGCGATTGATCTATTTCCAGAGATGGAAATTCCAGTCGCAGTTGTAACGACAAACTATGATGGCGCTGCTCCACAAGAGGTTGAGCAGCTTGTCAGTCGGCCAGTTGAATCTGCGGTCGGTGGCATTGAAGGGGTGACATCGGTTGAATCCGTATCTTCACCAGGGTCGTCACTTGTGGTTTTACAATTTGATTGGGGAAGAAATATTGATGAATCGATGAACGATATCCGTGATCGCATCGACCAAGTAGCTGGGATGTTGCCTGATGGCGCGGACAGACCATCAATTTTACGCATTGATCCGCAACAGATGCCAGTGATGTGGATTGGCTTATCAGGTGCGGACCCACAGCGCCTCACAGAAATTGCTGAAGATGAAGTTGAACCATTCTTTGAACGTGTCAGCGGGGTCGCCTCTGTAGGTCTTGAAGGCGGGCAACAGCGTGAGATTCAAGTCGAGTTAAATCGAGCTCAACTCCTAAATTACGGTTTAACAGGCTCTCAAGTTGTCCAAGCAATTAATACTGAAAACAATGCAACCTCAGCGGGCAATTTAACAAGAGGTTCGCAAGATTTACAGCTACGAATTGACGGTGAGTTCACCTCAATTGAAGATATCGAAAAAACACCGATCCCCCTACAGCAGGGCGGTAGTGTCAAAGTTTCAGATGTTGCGATCGTCAATGATACGTATAAAGATGTAACTTCGAAATCACTCGTTCACGGTGAGGAAGCGATCGTTCTTTCCATTATGAAACAATCTGATGGTAACACCGTTGAAGTGTCAGATGCGATGTATGGTGCGATTGAGGCGATGCAAGCAGAATTAGAGGCTGAGGGAATATCGCTATCAATCATCATTGACAGTGCTGACTTTATCCGTGATTCGATTGATAGTGTTATCAATAATATGCTTATTGGTGCAGTAATGTCGATTGCGGTTCTTCTCTTGTTTCTACGAAGCATTCGCACGACACTTGTCATCGGGATTACAATTCCGATTGCGATCATCTCAACATTTACACTTATGTATTTTACAGGCGAGACGCTAAACATTCTTTCGATGGGTGGTTTGGCGCTTGGGTTAGGGATGATGGTCGATAGTGCGATCGTTATAATCGAAAATATCTTTAGTAAACGACAGCAAGGCTATTCGATCATGGAGGCAGCGAGAGAAGGGGCTTCAGAGCTTGGACCGGCCGTGCTTGCGTCAACATTAACAAGTGTTGCCGTGTTCGTACCGATTGTCTTTGTCGAAGGACTGGCAGCCGAATTGTTCCGGCCGCTCGCCTTAACGGTGGCATTTGCCTTGTTTGCTTCACTCATTTGCGCTTTAACGTTAATTCCGATGCTCTCTTCGAAGATGCTCGGCAATTCAAAGGCATTGGAGGAGGAAGAAGAAAGTCGTGGTTTTAATAAGTTACTTGACAAGCTTAAAGCTACTTACAAAAAAGTACTTGAACGCGCATTGCGCCTTCGCAAAACGGTTGTTGCCGTAACAGCAGCGCTTGTTGTAGGTAGTTTAGCGTTAGTACCGTTTGTTGGCTTTGAGTTTATTCCAGGAGCCGATCAAGGACAGCTTGAAATCCGTGTAACGACGAATACGGGAGCGAATTTAGAAGAAACGGAATCTGTCGTTCATCAAGTTCAAGCAGAAATTGAGCCGTATAATGATATTGTCCAATCGAACTATGTTTCGATTGGTGGCGGTGGCGGAGCGCCAGGGATGGGTGGCAGCTCGAATGAAGCAACTTTTACCATTCAACTTGTCAGCCCTTCCGAACGAGAAATGACAACAGATGAGTTTGTAGCAGCGATTGAAGAAGGAACCCGTGACATTGCAGGTGCTGAAATTGCAATTGTGGGCATGGAAGCTGGTATGGGGGCCGGATCACCGATTCAGTTAAACATTGCGGGTCCTGATCTAGACGTCTTAACTGATTTATCTTATCAAGTGATGTGGCTGTTAGAAGAAATTGATGGTACGACAAATATTGATAGTACCGTGTCAGAAGGACGACCTGAGCTTCAAGTTGTCGTTGATCGCGACCTAGCAGGGCAATATGGTCTCTCTTATCAACAAGTCATGACTGAAGTGTCACTTGCCTTTGAAGGTCAACTAGCGACGCAATACCGTACGGATGGTCGTGAATATGATGTACGAGTGATCTTGCCGGAAGATACACGGCAAACGATTCGTGATTTAGAGACAATGGCTGTTCGCTCCAATCATGGTGTTGACGTACCGTTATCGGCTGTTGCTGACTTTAAGCAAGTGCAAGGTCCGACAGAAATTAACCGTAGTAACCAGCAACGTGAAGTTCGTGTAACAAGTGATATTGCTGATCGCGACCTAGGGAGTGTCAATCAAGATATTCAACAGCGCCTAGCAAACGTCAACTTACCAGATGGTTATAGTATTTCCGTTGGTGGGGATGCTGAGGATATGCAGGAGTCGTTCTCGCAATTAGGTCTTGCGTTTATATTGGCGATTTTCCTTGTTTATCTTGTTATGGCTGTTCAGTTTGAATCATTTGTACATCCATTTGTCGTGATGTTTTCACTTCCAACGATGATTATTGGTGTATTTGTTGGTTTATTTGTGACCAATACTCCATTAAGTGTTACGGCGTTAATTGGGCTGATCATGCTTGCAGGTATTGTTGTTAACAATGCGATAGTTCTTGTCAGCTACATTAATATCCTCCGTGACAAAGGAATGGATCGTTATGAAGCAATTATTGAATCGGGTATAAGTCGTTTACGTCCGATCTTAATGACAACGATGACGACGGCTCTAGCGATGGTGCCTCTAGCGTTAGGCATTGGAGAAGGTGCAGAGATGCAAGCACCTATGGCCATCGTGATTATTTTCGGTTTACTCTTTTCAATGGTGTTTACATTAGTGCTTATTCCTGTTATGTATGTGATAGTTGATAACTTCTCGAGCAAAGTTAAGGGGTTATTCTCAAGAAAAAAAGATGCAGGGGCTGTTGAAATTGCAGACGAAAAAGAGTAA
- a CDS encoding TetR/AcrR family transcriptional regulator yields MQTKKSKRERIVEAALDEFLELGFDRATIQAIAKRAGVGKGTTYEYFSSKEELFSEVVETNVDYLVAELIEELDDSVPLYESVRRFYQRNLNFVLSESKFKQILLQNFGKIPEDLQQRMVSKQQQLTISIEKLLEKAIDRGEIRELNPRVGASMLLKGLQVIYHYQPKQGETLAEVIEEQLEIMFRGMRP; encoded by the coding sequence TTGCAGACGAAAAAGAGTAAGCGTGAGCGAATCGTTGAAGCGGCCCTAGATGAGTTTTTAGAACTGGGGTTTGACAGGGCAACGATACAAGCGATCGCAAAACGAGCAGGGGTAGGAAAAGGTACAACCTATGAATACTTTTCTAGTAAAGAAGAGTTGTTTAGTGAAGTTGTTGAAACTAATGTTGATTATCTTGTTGCTGAACTCATAGAAGAATTGGATGATTCAGTGCCTTTATATGAAAGTGTACGACGATTTTACCAACGAAATTTGAATTTTGTTTTATCGGAGTCGAAATTTAAGCAAATTTTACTTCAAAATTTCGGTAAGATCCCTGAGGACTTGCAGCAACGTATGGTTAGTAAACAACAGCAGCTTACGATCAGCATTGAAAAGCTTTTAGAAAAAGCGATAGATCGAGGGGAGATTCGTGAGCTAAACCCTCGCGTAGGTGCTTCGATGCTCTTAAAGGGACTACAAGTAATCTATCATTATCAACCTAAACAGGGTGAAACTTTAGCAGAAGTGATTGAAGAACAATTGGAGATTATGTTCCGAGGTATGAGACCATAA
- a CDS encoding copper amine oxidase N-terminal domain-containing protein yields the protein MRNILTIVVVFLMFFSFTSMSFANQERKVTLLIHTSQIYEGNSVTLAQAPHIIRDGVTYVSIRSMANYLGYSVSYDPLTKEYVIRSNQGELRFIPDGQTYRVDGERHAFSHGRALIEDGSMMIPLRVVADHAGIKLVPKTAENKVELIWREGEASQSEPEPVFEANFVTDKTTYKMGEPVIYRDISKNGTSEIVRRTWHNNEWAFFEPGPQTIMLEVENKDGEISTATRTITITDEQLYTIEQINSRFTPLGSKFPIERDYVLSFPTVPYEVENKESPVFRSNSPERTVSEGVYYRDEAEGDVRFIIHKQNARPQPVQVYVVARNIGDQDATVTVNNVGVSGPRNYVSSAGRSAIADYLRSYASNIPEGEFTIRPGETRAVIPTISAQTLAPEQILTAYADLHSDENVRYEVIVLDEENTLLSTLPYLQRVSAAQDGIHIRGTFAEGDRHMRVNERIGDEKSRIAIGDGTTDPFITGVDKLTGSEEVNRGNFGVMYHLEFEEVAPNTAIVVNPRGGHYAGAFLVNNNLIYAPAAGILSGPTEAGVIYRTGNRAEEVTISFSPAAGSNLPINVVFIPYQ from the coding sequence ATGCGTAATATATTGACGATTGTTGTCGTATTTTTGATGTTTTTCTCTTTTACAAGTATGTCATTTGCGAATCAAGAAAGAAAAGTTACGTTGCTTATACATACATCACAAATCTATGAAGGAAATTCTGTCACGCTAGCACAGGCTCCTCACATCATTCGCGATGGTGTCACATATGTGTCGATTCGCTCGATGGCCAATTATCTTGGTTATTCAGTGTCTTACGATCCATTAACAAAAGAATATGTGATTAGAAGTAATCAAGGTGAATTGAGGTTTATTCCAGATGGACAAACGTATCGCGTGGATGGCGAGCGTCACGCATTTTCACATGGCCGAGCGTTAATTGAAGATGGTTCTATGATGATACCGCTTCGAGTCGTTGCTGACCATGCTGGCATTAAACTGGTACCGAAAACAGCTGAAAATAAGGTTGAACTCATTTGGAGAGAAGGTGAGGCGTCACAGTCAGAGCCTGAGCCTGTTTTTGAAGCTAACTTTGTAACCGATAAAACAACGTATAAAATGGGTGAACCAGTTATCTATCGCGACATTAGTAAAAATGGGACGAGCGAAATCGTCCGACGTACGTGGCATAATAACGAATGGGCATTTTTTGAGCCAGGACCACAGACGATCATGTTAGAGGTTGAAAATAAAGACGGTGAGATAAGTACAGCTACTCGTACAATCACGATCACAGATGAACAGTTATATACGATTGAACAGATTAATAGTAGATTTACACCATTGGGTAGTAAATTCCCGATTGAGCGTGATTATGTATTGAGCTTCCCAACGGTTCCGTATGAGGTTGAAAATAAGGAGTCACCTGTCTTTCGAAGCAATAGCCCTGAACGAACGGTAAGTGAAGGTGTCTATTATCGTGATGAGGCTGAAGGTGATGTGCGTTTCATCATCCATAAGCAAAATGCAAGACCACAGCCTGTACAAGTTTATGTTGTCGCCCGAAATATCGGGGATCAAGATGCCACGGTAACAGTAAATAATGTTGGTGTTAGTGGACCGCGAAACTATGTATCTAGTGCTGGTCGTTCTGCGATCGCAGACTATTTACGATCGTATGCAAGTAACATTCCTGAGGGCGAGTTTACGATAAGGCCAGGTGAGACGAGAGCGGTCATACCGACAATTAGCGCCCAGACGCTAGCTCCAGAACAAATTTTGACGGCATATGCAGATCTTCATTCAGATGAAAACGTACGCTATGAAGTGATTGTCTTGGACGAAGAGAATACGTTATTAAGTACGCTACCGTATTTGCAACGTGTTTCAGCGGCACAAGATGGTATTCACATTCGTGGTACATTTGCTGAAGGTGATCGCCACATGCGTGTCAATGAACGAATCGGTGACGAGAAAAGTCGAATTGCGATTGGTGATGGTACAACTGATCCGTTTATTACCGGTGTCGATAAGCTAACTGGCAGTGAAGAAGTGAACCGTGGCAATTTTGGTGTGATGTATCACCTTGAGTTTGAGGAAGTTGCACCTAATACAGCAATTGTGGTCAATCCACGTGGTGGTCATTATGCCGGAGCATTTTTAGTAAATAACAACCTTATCTATGCGCCAGCTGCAGGTATTCTATCAGGCCCGACAGAAGCTGGAGTGATCTATCGCACAGGCAATCGTGCTGAAGAAGTGACGATTTCATTTAGTCCAGCAGCAGGAAGTAACCTACCAATTAATGTTGTGTTTATTCCATATCAATAA